Within Dysgonomonas sp. HDW5A, the genomic segment TCACCTATTAAAGAAGATTCCTTTTGGTGCAGGAATTGGTGGAGGATCGGCAGATGCCGCCTTTATGCTGAAATTATTGAGGAATAAATTTTCATTGGATGCAACAGATGCTCAACTATCTGCATTAGCAGCTCAGTTGGGAGCCGATTGTCCGTTTTTTATTTACAACCGTCCGTGTTTTGCAAGTGGAATAGGGGAGGTGCTCGAAAATGTAGACTTATCGTTAGAAGGCTATTATTTGATGCTTATAAAGCCAGATATTAATGTTGCCACAAAAGATGCCTTTGCATTAATAAATCCGGCACAACCTGAAGTCTCTTTAAAAGAGATCATAAAGAAACCGGTTTCGGAATGGAAGAATCTGATGATAAACGATTTCGAAAAAAGTATTTTCGCAAAACACCCTGCCATAGAACAGATTAAGTTGAAATTATATGCTTTAGGAGCGGTATATGCTTCGATGTCGGGATCGGGATCGTCGGTATATGCTATTTTTAATAAGAAAACCGACTTAAAACATCATTTTGCAGACTGTTATGTCTGGGAACAAGAATGATCTTACGATTTTAATAATACAGTGTAAGGGAAGTCCGTAAATGGCTTCCCTTATTTTTTTGTATTTGCCAACAATACGTAAAAAGGGAGCATCTAATTTAAAGATGCTCCCTTTCCTTTTTATTTATACGTATTCCGTTATTAATCAAACATACGTCTGAAATGACTGAATATTTTTTCTTTAACTGATTTGTTTGGTTGGAAATTAGGCGAATTTTCGAGTCCCGAAAGAATATTTTTCTCGGCATCATCTAATTTCTCAGGTATGTAAACACTGATGTTTATC encodes:
- the ispE gene encoding 4-(cytidine 5'-diphospho)-2-C-methyl-D-erythritol kinase, encoding MICFPNAKINLGLNIVSKRDDGYHNLETVFYPIMIKDALEIIISERQEQDSFIESGLKTGVSSENNLVMKALKLMRAHYEIPFLDVHLLKKIPFGAGIGGGSADAAFMLKLLRNKFSLDATDAQLSALAAQLGADCPFFIYNRPCFASGIGEVLENVDLSLEGYYLMLIKPDINVATKDAFALINPAQPEVSLKEIIKKPVSEWKNLMINDFEKSIFAKHPAIEQIKLKLYALGAVYASMSGSGSSVYAIFNKKTDLKHHFADCYVWEQE